A stretch of Fusarium poae strain DAOMC 252244 chromosome 2, whole genome shotgun sequence DNA encodes these proteins:
- a CDS encoding hypothetical protein (BUSCO:17794at5125) — protein sequence MGLLSMQHHSQHQQQGHPPSQHLQHSRPPSVVHQQHHAQPHPPPQQQHQSAYSSTHSLPQGYQASGQAPSNQDNLNYYNHPSPYSTPGATSGYTSADTSDMMAAAQMPRPPYPPMSYHTPQSNSPASVASPSQHDQHRSIYGQPPSQHMQQSMYYQPQNQYQTMPPQAAASPYAQHAPHPQQSMTSQPAMMMSQTAPQNQMTQHAAQHAHAGMTGSPRPKIEPQVPLQLQKPQSSPMQQAHHPQNGGQLQSPGNTTPGVNPSAAPGPIPATTPLVVRQDGNGVQWIAFEYSRDRVKMEYTIRCDVESVNIDELSPEFKQENCVYPRACCPKDQYRGNRLMYETDCNRVGWALAELNIPLRGKRGLIQRAVDSWRNSNQDPRLRSRRVRRMAKMNQRKQVQASPHPGAAHMSGPSGPSGMPGGPGPMGPSPASMGKPSLGSMGQPMHHHQPGAHPDGSGQGGQDEVGMFHQM from the exons ATGGGTCTTCTCTCTATGCAGCATCATTCACAGCACCAGCAACAGGGTCATCCACCTTCCCAACATCTACAACACTCGCGACCCCCGAGTGTAGTTCACCAGCAGCATCACGCGCAACCTCACCCTCCGCCacaacagcaacaccaaAGCGCGTACTCGTCGACGCATTCGCTCCCTCAAGGTTACCAAGCCAGTGGTCAAGCGCCCAGCAATCAGGACAACCTCAACTATTACAACCACCCAAGCCCTTACAGCACTCCAGGTGCCACAAGCGGATACACATCCGCCG ATACCTCAGATATGATGGCCGCAGCACAAATGCCGAGACCTCCCTATCCCCCAATGTCCTATCATACGCCTCAATCCAACTCTCCAGCTTCAGTCGCATCCCCTTCTCAACATGATCAGCACAGAAGCATCTACGGTCAACCACCATCACAGCATATGCAGCAGTCCATGTACTATCAACCTCAAAACCAGTACCAAACAATGCCCCCTCAAGCTGCCGCATCGCCGTATGCGCAACATGCGCCCCACCCTCAACAGTCAATGACATCTCAGCCCGCCATGATGATGTCTCAAACTGCACCTCAGAACCAGATGACCCAACATGCTGCGCAGCACGCACACGCGGGAATGACAGGCAGCCCCCGACCGAAGATTGAGCCTCAAGTGCCTCTCCAACTCCAGAAGCCACAATCCTCTCCCATGCAACAAGCTCATCACCCTCAAAACGGTGGGCAACTGCAGAGCCCAGGAAACACCACACCTGGTGTCAACCCCAGCGCAGCCCCTGGACCCATCCCTGCCACGACCCCTCTCGTGGTTCGACAGGACGGCAATGGTGTCCAGTGGATCGCTTTCGAGTATTCTAGGGATCGAGTCAAGATGGAGTACACCATTCGCTGCGACGTTGAGTCAGTTAACATTGATGAGCTGTCCCCCGAGTTCAAGCAAGAGAATTGTGTCTACCCCCGCGCTTGCTGCCCTAAGGACCAGTACCGCGGTAACCGTCTGATGTATGAGACCGACTGCAATCGTGTTGGCTGGGCTCTAGCCGAGCTCAACATCCCCCTTCGAGGCAAGCGAGGCCTCATCCAGCGAGCCGTGGACAGCTGGCGCAACAGCAATCAGGACCCCCGACTCCGTAGTCGACGAGTCCGACGCATGGCAAAGATGAACCAGCGAAAGCAGGTTCAAGCTTCCCCACATCCCGGGGCGGCACACATGTCAGGCCCCAGCGGACCATCAGGGATGCCAGGCGGCCCTGGACCCATGGGACCTAGTCCCGCCTCCATGGGCAAGCCTTCACTCGGTAGCATGGGTCAACCGATGCATCACCACCAACCAGGAGCTCACCCCGACGGATCAGGACAAGGTGGACAGGATGAAGTTGGTATGTTTCACCAGATGTGA